The Sagittula sp. P11 genome window below encodes:
- a CDS encoding putative glycolipid-binding domain-containing protein yields the protein MTGTTVATAQWRALDREGEDKCRLARLDNGWMLVGHARFRDGTGWAALDYVVRIGEDWCTRSADISGAYAGETVAWKLLRKDGVWSFNGEVQEGLEGAEDVDLSFTPATNLMPLRRLPEVGRIDVTAAWLRLPGPNLGPLTQSYTRERGHLVRYTAQETDFETQLQVDQHGFVTLYPGLWEREEDA from the coding sequence ATGACCGGCACGACGGTCGCCACCGCCCAATGGCGCGCGCTGGACCGCGAGGGCGAGGACAAGTGCCGCCTCGCCCGGCTGGACAATGGCTGGATGCTGGTGGGCCACGCGCGGTTCCGGGACGGCACCGGCTGGGCCGCGCTGGATTACGTCGTGCGCATCGGGGAGGACTGGTGCACCCGCTCCGCCGACATAAGCGGTGCCTATGCGGGCGAAACCGTGGCGTGGAAGCTGCTGCGCAAGGACGGCGTCTGGAGCTTCAACGGAGAGGTGCAAGAGGGGCTCGAGGGGGCGGAGGATGTGGACCTCAGCTTTACCCCCGCGACCAACCTGATGCCGCTGCGCCGTCTGCCGGAGGTGGGGCGCATCGACGTGACCGCCGCGTGGCTGCGCCTGCCGGGGCCGAACCTTGGCCCGCTGACGCAAAGCTACACGCGCGAACGCGGGCACCTCGTGCGCTACACCGCGCAGGAGACGGATTTCGAGACGCAGTTGCAGGTCGATCAGCATGGCTTCGTGACGCTGTATCCCGGCCTCTGGGAGCGCGAGGAAGATGCCTGA